One stretch of Schlesneria sp. DSM 10557 DNA includes these proteins:
- a CDS encoding formylglycine-generating enzyme family protein codes for MTILQVKTTSLRGKWVCAFPVPLILLLCGGCSDPSLSSDEVEWPYAKVELATTASPRAISPDLETTSETAESSRSAEPLISFQNSIGLRLVTLPGGRVLIGSPESDSEAQPDEKPRHWAEVKGPFSIGVYEVTVGEFRKFVAATGYETMAERENMGFAFNSQSRRLEPKAGSSWKSTGFPQTDDHPVINVAYEDAMAFCDWLTAKEPLRYRLPSELEWEYACRGGTTTKWSCGDSVESLKDYSNLCDSKLQAAYPFATWSVEWSDGFAFTAPVGTFRPNPFGLYDMHGNVFEWCADFWPEVGYDGLKLPPSDEPVPSGARITRGGSFLSLTTFTRSADRVCLQPQIRNCIVGFRVVCTDKEPPDAKQTGELP; via the coding sequence ATGACGATCCTCCAGGTCAAGACGACGTCCTTGCGGGGAAAGTGGGTTTGCGCGTTTCCAGTTCCGCTGATTCTGCTGTTGTGTGGGGGCTGTTCAGACCCGTCCTTGTCATCTGACGAAGTCGAATGGCCGTATGCCAAAGTTGAGCTGGCGACGACCGCCTCCCCACGGGCGATATCCCCTGATCTGGAGACCACGTCTGAGACGGCTGAAAGTTCTCGCTCTGCCGAACCACTCATCAGCTTCCAAAATAGTATCGGTCTTCGCTTGGTCACACTTCCAGGGGGGCGTGTGCTCATTGGTTCGCCGGAAAGTGATTCAGAAGCCCAGCCTGATGAGAAACCTCGGCACTGGGCAGAAGTCAAAGGACCGTTTTCGATCGGCGTCTATGAAGTGACCGTCGGCGAGTTCCGAAAGTTTGTCGCGGCAACCGGGTATGAAACGATGGCGGAACGAGAGAATATGGGCTTTGCCTTCAATTCGCAGTCCAGGAGACTGGAACCCAAGGCCGGAAGTTCGTGGAAGTCCACGGGGTTTCCCCAAACTGATGATCACCCGGTAATTAACGTCGCGTATGAAGACGCAATGGCATTTTGTGACTGGCTCACAGCAAAGGAACCGTTGAGATATCGCCTTCCCTCAGAACTGGAATGGGAATACGCCTGTCGGGGCGGAACGACGACGAAATGGAGTTGTGGTGATTCGGTAGAATCGCTGAAAGATTACAGCAACTTGTGCGATTCCAAATTGCAGGCGGCCTATCCCTTTGCCACATGGTCCGTGGAGTGGAGTGACGGTTTTGCTTTCACTGCACCCGTAGGTACCTTCCGTCCGAATCCGTTCGGACTCTACGACATGCATGGGAATGTGTTCGAATGGTGCGCTGACTTCTGGCCCGAGGTTGGTTATGACGGGCTTAAACTACCTCCGTCCGACGAGCCTGTTCCTTCCGGAGCCCGAATCACCCGGGGTGGTTCATTCCTCAGTTTGACCACTTTCACTCGATCTGCCGACCGTGTCTGCCTGCAGCCACAAATTCGAAATTGTATTGTCGGGTTTCGCGTCGTTTGTACGGATAAGGAACCGCCGGATGCTAAACAGACGGGTGAGTTGCCATGA
- a CDS encoding DUF1559 domain-containing protein, with protein sequence MIMKRQSYVRHLLRKARGFTLIELLVVIAIIAVLIALLLPAVQQAREAARRTQCKNHLKQMGLALHNYHDTYNSFPLGNHANYLGNWRLSILPYLDQGTVFNQITFTSEPGDFNAWGGTYGINSVLRGLLVPVYNCPSNPLPRNSTLGVMNNFDRGQTMDYVGISGGVDELAPNRWDPSGQGLCTDIVYSGRACHNGLLPALRNQNMRDAVDGTSNTMIVGEQSAALDNQDVRANYWGGWGGTSLGRTVFPAVTGCEIVVGITTVRYQINASGAASGNQPWYLNTVLNSHHTGGCQILLADGSARFISQNVDLGTLIRLSVMNDGKTMGEF encoded by the coding sequence ATGATCATGAAGAGACAGTCCTACGTAAGGCATCTATTACGAAAGGCGAGGGGATTTACGCTCATTGAACTGCTGGTCGTGATTGCCATCATCGCAGTTCTGATCGCTCTGCTGTTACCCGCGGTACAGCAGGCCCGTGAGGCAGCCCGCAGGACCCAGTGCAAGAATCATCTCAAGCAGATGGGGCTTGCACTGCACAACTACCACGACACTTACAACAGTTTTCCCCTGGGCAATCACGCCAACTACCTGGGGAACTGGCGGCTCAGCATTCTTCCCTATCTGGATCAAGGTACCGTCTTCAACCAGATTACCTTTACTTCCGAGCCGGGTGACTTCAACGCCTGGGGCGGCACGTACGGAATTAACTCCGTACTCCGGGGACTGCTCGTTCCGGTCTACAACTGTCCCTCCAATCCTTTGCCCCGTAATTCGACACTGGGGGTCATGAACAATTTCGACCGTGGCCAGACCATGGACTACGTCGGAATCTCGGGTGGGGTTGATGAGTTAGCCCCCAATCGCTGGGATCCCTCCGGACAGGGGCTTTGTACGGACATCGTTTACTCTGGACGTGCTTGTCATAACGGTCTGCTGCCCGCTCTGCGAAACCAGAACATGCGTGACGCGGTTGACGGCACCTCCAACACCATGATTGTGGGCGAGCAATCTGCTGCGCTCGACAATCAGGACGTTCGCGCGAACTACTGGGGTGGCTGGGGCGGCACCAGTCTTGGTCGTACCGTATTCCCCGCAGTCACCGGTTGCGAAATCGTCGTGGGGATCACCACTGTCCGTTATCAGATCAATGCTTCGGGTGCCGCCAGCGGCAATCAGCCCTGGTATTTGAATACAGTACTGAACTCACATCACACGGGAGGATGCCAGATTCTTCTCGCAGATGGATCGGCTCGATTCATCTCGCAGAATGTCGATTTGGGAACACTCATCAGGCTCTCCGTCATGAACGACGGCAAAACGATGGGTGAGTTTTAA
- a CDS encoding carboxypeptidase regulatory-like domain-containing protein, whose product MKRALSHLFLFGLILMGLNGCGKSGPPKYPVSGSVTFKGTPVTEGMITFYRQDGGGIVAYIDGSGNFIMDKGLIEGQYRVYVEPPPSVLTPPPPGGPPKTPPKTYPNFPVKYRQAATSGLLATVEPTRSGNTFKFDMQP is encoded by the coding sequence ATGAAGCGCGCACTATCACATCTGTTCTTATTTGGTCTGATATTGATGGGGTTGAATGGTTGCGGAAAATCGGGGCCCCCGAAATACCCTGTTTCCGGCTCCGTCACGTTCAAAGGAACTCCTGTCACCGAAGGGATGATTACCTTTTACCGGCAGGATGGCGGGGGGATTGTTGCGTACATCGACGGTTCCGGAAACTTCATCATGGACAAAGGCCTGATCGAAGGGCAGTACCGTGTTTACGTCGAACCGCCTCCGAGTGTCCTGACGCCACCTCCTCCGGGTGGTCCGCCAAAGACACCTCCCAAGACGTATCCAAATTTTCCGGTGAAGTACCGCCAAGCCGCGACCAGTGGCTTGCTCGCAACAGTTGAACCCACCCGGAGCGGCAATACGTTTAAATTCGATATGCAGCCCTGA
- a CDS encoding FG-GAP-like repeat-containing protein yields MSRPMTRALIAFSAALAFAGAAFWCYLLDSHDLDATLAAARAAFEERRFADAVRLSRRVLTLDENNAAAIVIGGASATAEQQFDQAWSFYSQLGEIDTSQKANAGSVAAHLLAFQRHQLSSAVNLNLKVLRHDPQHVGANSGYADLLGLTGQRWEAIPPTLKLIRLGAFSTSQLILIGSETGVHDDAPLLKACVEAAPDDPLAALGMGWNAYRAGRLDESRCWAALAVKLDPQQISAQALLGGLLAAPEIRLSEFVAWNSQLCESAREHPEIWLALGQRAQVEGMNDAAIRCYWESIRRNPNYRLALNRMSQLLLQPDEVERAQPFLHRLELLQELKDAEAALFTGVQESLKPLQRVAEQMERLGRYWEAWGWSQLAQRLDPQAAWPPLMIESARRRLTDLSPLTDEASNPALHVDLSMYPVPDWPVTNQERQAFASTNSPIPTAISFSDDAAATGIHFTYFNSADPQTAGQQMFEFTGGGVGSTDFDLDSWPDLYFTQGCKWPVELSQTDYLDRLYRNLGTGQFQDVTDSCGIRESGFGQGLSFGDYDNDGFPDLLVANIGGNRLFHNEGDGTFCETTHLLPPHEGRWTTSCAIADLNGDTWPDLYAVNYLYAEDVFERMCHHKDGVPRMCAPFEFPAAESQFLLNNGDGSFSDASVVSGLAAPNGKGLGLLIADFHQSGKLDVFVANDLVSNFFYTNRAPHRGGSPEFEEVGLSHGVALNADGQAQGCMGIAADDFNGDGKLDLFVTNFYMESNTLYLQVENDAFVDATASVGLTQPSLPVLGFGVQSIDADVDGLRDFLVTNGHVDDQRAYGQPYAMRPQIFRGREDGIFQEISPQSAGPFFQREYLGRGMCRLDWNRDGREDIAISHLEAPAALLTNRTTSAGHSLVMHLRGIVSDRDAIGAIVTVLAGERKQTQHLTAGDGYQGCNQRSLTFGLGQHTLASEVTIRWPSGIRQTFLNVQANHEWLCLEEQPDLIPISPVIPQSASVIAMHVSREVAED; encoded by the coding sequence ATGTCTCGACCAATGACGAGAGCTCTGATTGCCTTCTCAGCCGCTCTGGCATTTGCCGGAGCGGCCTTCTGGTGCTATCTCCTCGATTCTCATGATCTCGACGCGACCCTGGCTGCGGCGAGAGCGGCCTTTGAAGAGCGACGCTTTGCAGACGCCGTTCGTCTTTCCCGCCGTGTATTGACACTGGACGAGAACAATGCTGCGGCGATCGTCATCGGGGGTGCCTCTGCCACTGCAGAGCAGCAGTTCGATCAGGCCTGGAGTTTTTACTCACAGCTTGGCGAAATTGACACCTCACAAAAAGCCAATGCAGGCTCCGTTGCCGCCCACCTGCTTGCTTTTCAACGGCATCAGCTTTCCTCTGCCGTAAATCTCAACTTGAAAGTTCTTCGCCACGATCCCCAACACGTCGGGGCGAACAGCGGATATGCAGATCTGCTCGGCCTGACAGGCCAGCGATGGGAAGCAATTCCGCCGACACTGAAGTTGATTCGCCTCGGAGCATTTTCAACGAGCCAGTTGATCCTCATCGGATCGGAGACTGGCGTTCACGACGATGCCCCCTTATTGAAGGCCTGCGTTGAGGCCGCTCCAGACGATCCGCTCGCTGCACTGGGGATGGGATGGAATGCTTATCGGGCCGGACGCCTCGATGAATCGCGTTGCTGGGCGGCGCTCGCGGTGAAACTTGACCCCCAGCAGATTTCCGCTCAAGCCTTGCTCGGGGGACTGCTTGCAGCACCGGAAATTCGCCTTAGCGAATTTGTCGCCTGGAATTCACAACTCTGCGAATCCGCCCGGGAGCATCCAGAAATCTGGCTGGCGCTCGGGCAGCGAGCGCAAGTGGAAGGCATGAACGATGCAGCCATTCGCTGTTACTGGGAGTCAATTCGCAGGAATCCCAATTACCGACTTGCCCTGAACCGCATGTCGCAATTGCTGCTCCAGCCCGATGAAGTGGAGCGGGCTCAACCCTTTCTGCATCGTTTAGAACTCCTGCAAGAACTCAAAGATGCGGAAGCGGCTCTCTTCACGGGAGTGCAGGAATCGCTGAAACCGCTTCAGCGCGTAGCAGAGCAAATGGAACGACTGGGCCGTTACTGGGAAGCCTGGGGTTGGAGCCAGCTTGCCCAGCGTCTGGACCCGCAAGCTGCCTGGCCACCCCTCATGATCGAAAGCGCGCGACGACGACTGACAGATCTTTCGCCATTGACGGACGAAGCATCCAATCCCGCCTTGCACGTTGATCTCTCGATGTACCCCGTACCTGACTGGCCTGTCACGAATCAGGAACGTCAGGCGTTTGCCTCGACGAATTCTCCGATCCCAACAGCCATCTCTTTCTCGGATGACGCGGCAGCGACAGGAATCCACTTTACATATTTCAATAGCGCCGACCCCCAAACCGCGGGTCAGCAAATGTTCGAATTCACAGGGGGTGGGGTCGGAAGCACTGACTTTGACCTCGACAGTTGGCCCGATCTCTATTTCACCCAGGGCTGCAAATGGCCGGTCGAACTCTCGCAAACCGACTATCTGGACCGGCTCTACCGGAATCTCGGAACAGGCCAGTTTCAGGATGTAACCGACTCGTGCGGAATTCGTGAGTCCGGGTTCGGTCAGGGGCTGTCTTTCGGCGATTACGACAATGACGGATTCCCGGACCTTCTGGTTGCAAACATCGGGGGTAACCGTCTTTTTCACAACGAAGGGGACGGTACCTTTTGTGAGACGACTCATCTGCTGCCGCCGCATGAAGGGCGCTGGACGACAAGTTGCGCGATCGCCGACTTGAACGGCGACACATGGCCCGACTTGTACGCAGTGAACTATCTGTATGCGGAAGATGTTTTCGAACGGATGTGCCACCATAAAGATGGCGTGCCAAGGATGTGTGCTCCCTTCGAGTTTCCTGCAGCGGAATCCCAGTTCCTGCTCAATAACGGGGACGGTTCATTCAGCGACGCGTCCGTGGTATCAGGTCTCGCAGCGCCGAACGGCAAAGGATTGGGGCTTCTGATCGCGGATTTCCACCAGTCCGGCAAACTCGATGTGTTCGTCGCCAATGATCTTGTCTCCAATTTCTTTTACACCAATCGCGCGCCACACCGGGGTGGCTCACCTGAGTTTGAAGAGGTGGGACTATCGCATGGAGTCGCACTTAACGCGGACGGCCAGGCACAAGGGTGTATGGGAATTGCAGCGGATGACTTTAATGGCGATGGTAAGCTGGATCTGTTCGTGACCAACTTTTACATGGAATCGAACACCCTCTACCTTCAGGTTGAGAACGACGCCTTCGTCGATGCGACCGCGTCTGTCGGCTTAACACAACCCAGCCTTCCGGTGCTTGGCTTCGGAGTTCAATCGATTGACGCTGATGTGGATGGCCTTCGCGATTTTCTGGTAACGAACGGGCATGTGGACGACCAGCGAGCATACGGTCAGCCGTACGCGATGCGTCCACAAATCTTTCGAGGACGGGAGGATGGAATCTTTCAGGAGATTTCTCCCCAATCCGCAGGCCCGTTCTTTCAGCGTGAGTATCTGGGACGAGGAATGTGCCGACTTGACTGGAATCGTGATGGGAGAGAAGACATTGCGATTTCTCATCTTGAAGCCCCCGCCGCGTTGTTGACGAACCGAACAACGTCCGCCGGACACTCGCTCGTCATGCATTTAAGGGGGATTGTATCTGACCGTGACGCGATCGGAGCGATCGTCACCGTCCTTGCCGGAGAGCGCAAGCAGACGCAACACCTCACGGCAGGGGATGGATATCAGGGATGCAACCAGCGGTCGCTTACTTTCGGATTGGGTCAACACACATTGGCAAGCGAAGTTACGATTCGCTGGCCAAGTGGCATCCGTCAAACTTTCCTAAATGTGCAAGCCAACCACGAATGGTTATGTTTAGAGGAACAACCGGATCTGATTCCGATCTCCCCGGTGATTCCTCAGAGTGCTTCGGTGATTGCAATGCATGTCTCGCGAGAAGTGGCAGAGGACTGA
- a CDS encoding DUF1501 domain-containing protein, giving the protein MKQQLNCLGPATRREFMRIGALALGGMTLPDVLASRAAAGQSNSETSVILFWMWGGPSQLETYDLKPNAPTDYRGPFRPIATNIPGMDICEHLPLQAKMADKFSIIRSLHHEMSAHNDGSIEVLTGKTPTVPDVTSQARSEHPDFGMIAARMRGPRPDGLPQYVGAHKAPFMTQPQYLGLSSKAFETGDPSVKDFSPPNLKLIADTDNNRFIERRSLVSQLDRYRRDLDLNGSLDGIDQFRGAAFDILSSTSVAAAFDLKQEPDSVRERYGSHRWGQSCLLARRLAEAGVAVINIDATATNDKSPHFSWDDHAAAFDLGVANCERLPQMDQALSALIGEIFERGLDRKILVLACGEFGRTPRLGFAQTNFQGQPSYGRDHWPQAFSALISGGGLRMGQVVGATNSKAEYPTQSPVTPQDLLATVYRHLGIDAAHNFINFAGRPVPILPFGDPIKELI; this is encoded by the coding sequence ATGAAACAGCAACTGAATTGCCTGGGACCTGCGACGCGACGTGAGTTCATGCGGATCGGGGCTTTGGCCCTGGGAGGTATGACGCTTCCTGACGTCCTCGCCAGCAGGGCAGCGGCAGGTCAGTCCAATTCCGAAACCTCGGTGATTCTCTTCTGGATGTGGGGCGGTCCCAGCCAGCTCGAGACCTACGACCTGAAACCGAATGCGCCAACGGACTATCGCGGCCCGTTCCGGCCTATTGCCACCAATATCCCCGGCATGGATATCTGCGAGCATCTGCCGCTGCAGGCGAAAATGGCGGATAAGTTCTCAATCATTCGATCGCTGCATCATGAAATGTCTGCCCACAACGACGGCAGCATCGAGGTGCTGACCGGAAAAACACCGACCGTTCCCGACGTGACCTCCCAGGCTCGTTCCGAGCATCCTGACTTTGGCATGATCGCGGCCCGGATGCGGGGTCCTCGACCGGACGGGCTTCCTCAGTACGTCGGCGCTCATAAAGCACCGTTCATGACGCAGCCTCAGTACCTGGGCCTCAGCTCAAAAGCGTTCGAAACGGGAGACCCTTCGGTGAAGGATTTTTCCCCACCAAACCTGAAACTGATCGCCGATACAGACAACAACAGATTCATTGAACGTCGGTCGCTGGTCTCACAACTCGACCGGTATCGCCGGGATCTTGATCTGAACGGCTCTCTTGATGGCATTGATCAATTTCGTGGGGCAGCTTTTGACATCCTCTCGAGCACCTCGGTTGCCGCAGCGTTTGACTTAAAACAGGAACCGGATTCCGTCCGCGAACGCTACGGTTCCCATCGCTGGGGACAAAGCTGTTTGCTTGCACGACGACTGGCCGAAGCGGGAGTCGCGGTCATCAACATCGATGCGACGGCGACCAATGATAAGAGTCCTCACTTCAGCTGGGACGACCATGCCGCCGCGTTTGATCTGGGCGTCGCCAACTGCGAACGCCTCCCGCAAATGGATCAGGCGCTCAGCGCACTCATCGGGGAAATTTTTGAACGGGGCCTTGATCGGAAAATCCTCGTTCTTGCCTGCGGAGAATTCGGGCGCACGCCTCGCCTGGGTTTTGCACAAACCAATTTCCAGGGGCAGCCGAGTTACGGACGAGACCACTGGCCACAGGCGTTCAGTGCCTTGATCTCAGGGGGTGGCCTGCGAATGGGACAGGTCGTTGGGGCCACGAACTCAAAAGCAGAATACCCGACACAATCTCCCGTGACTCCCCAGGATCTGCTCGCGACCGTCTATCGGCACCTTGGTATCGACGCTGCCCACAACTTTATCAACTTCGCTGGGCGCCCTGTTCCGATCCTTCCCTTTGGGGATCCGATCAAGGAACTGATCTAA
- a CDS encoding bestrophin family protein, whose amino-acid sequence MIEYNRYSWWKTTFSWKGTALSRVAGRVLLFTSYAAGVQLVYEAGLSTGLYDKFFGIDPVAHAVLGSLLGFLIVFRMNSSNARYWEGRSSWGQIINASRNLVRIGSEFSTEGRELAGLVAGFAICLRRSLQGHRDTQDTEYYLSEKVRQSVESFGNPPTGVAAAISAWIGRQFRAGTIDTMTVRQLEEQLSKLVDAQGACEKIQKTPLPFAYVVMVKQLILAYLITLPLVLCERCGWWSPLLMIVISLGQFGMEEASVEIEDPFGTDDNCLDMQSYCLTIARDTGQLATRSMHAISK is encoded by the coding sequence ATGATCGAATATAATCGGTACAGTTGGTGGAAGACGACATTCTCTTGGAAGGGGACTGCGCTCTCACGAGTCGCGGGACGCGTCCTGCTGTTCACCTCTTATGCAGCTGGCGTTCAACTGGTCTACGAAGCGGGGTTGAGCACCGGGCTGTACGACAAATTCTTCGGGATTGATCCGGTCGCACACGCGGTGCTGGGGTCGTTGCTCGGATTTCTGATTGTGTTCCGGATGAACTCGTCGAATGCCCGATATTGGGAAGGCCGATCGAGCTGGGGACAGATCATCAATGCCAGTCGAAATCTGGTGCGAATCGGAAGCGAATTCTCAACTGAAGGTCGCGAACTGGCTGGACTGGTTGCAGGTTTTGCAATCTGTCTGCGACGGTCGTTACAAGGACACCGGGATACGCAGGACACGGAATACTACCTGAGTGAGAAAGTCCGGCAGTCTGTCGAGAGCTTCGGCAATCCCCCCACTGGTGTTGCCGCAGCGATCTCGGCCTGGATCGGACGCCAGTTTCGGGCGGGAACCATCGACACGATGACTGTCCGTCAACTTGAAGAGCAGTTGTCGAAACTGGTCGATGCACAAGGGGCGTGTGAGAAGATCCAGAAAACACCCTTGCCCTTTGCTTACGTCGTGATGGTGAAGCAACTGATTCTGGCCTACCTGATCACTCTCCCTCTCGTCCTGTGCGAACGCTGCGGATGGTGGTCGCCCCTGTTGATGATCGTGATCTCGCTGGGCCAGTTTGGAATGGAAGAGGCGAGCGTGGAAATCGAGGACCCGTTCGGCACGGACGATAATTGTCTCGACATGCAGTCTTACTGTCTGACGATCGCACGCGACACCGGACAACTCGCCACACGTTCCATGCATGCGATCAGCAAGTAG
- a CDS encoding DUF2721 domain-containing protein: METNPFAVLSLIVAPAILTNATSVLIMSTSNRLARSVDRARELSKQLEETTRYESEDAQRRLREVNAAKRRALLLLHALRSLYLALGAFASSAFVSLLGAVTAPAQLAVLVITMEIAAVIAGMVAVGAMVYGTVLLLRETKIAVRVISERVENVFDRIERLDPMGSKDNTYP; this comes from the coding sequence ATGGAAACGAATCCTTTTGCCGTCCTTTCATTGATAGTTGCTCCGGCGATCCTGACGAATGCAACCTCGGTCCTCATCATGAGCACCAGCAATCGGCTCGCCCGCAGCGTCGACCGTGCCCGTGAATTGTCGAAGCAGCTTGAAGAGACGACGCGGTATGAGTCCGAAGATGCACAGCGGCGACTGCGGGAGGTCAATGCAGCCAAGCGTCGTGCGCTCCTGCTGCTGCACGCACTGAGAAGCCTTTACCTCGCGCTGGGAGCGTTTGCTTCATCCGCGTTCGTCTCGCTGCTCGGGGCGGTAACTGCTCCTGCGCAGCTTGCAGTTCTGGTGATTACCATGGAAATCGCAGCAGTGATTGCGGGGATGGTCGCGGTTGGCGCAATGGTTTACGGGACAGTGCTGTTGCTCAGGGAAACAAAGATCGCGGTGCGAGTGATCTCTGAACGCGTTGAGAACGTCTTTGATCGGATCGAACGGCTCGACCCGATGGGAAGCAAAGATAACACTTATCCGTAG
- a CDS encoding methyltransferase domain-containing protein, whose product MKSTVEEIRRRFDADVERFSNLSTGQSATVDAPLAMELVAQAASAATPFAQRVVDVGCGAGNYTLKLLEQKPNLDATLIDLSLPMLERAKGRVEAATSGQVTTLQGDIREIALPAEGCDIILAAAVLHHLRTDGEWKSVFEGFYRALKPGGSFWIFDLVESSIPAIQSLMWHRYGDYLKGFKDEAYRDHVYAYIDQEDTPRPLMFQLDLLRQVGFQRVEILHKNSCFAAFGAVKSV is encoded by the coding sequence ATGAAGTCCACGGTGGAAGAGATCCGACGTCGGTTTGATGCGGATGTGGAAAGGTTCTCAAATCTCTCGACAGGTCAGTCGGCGACAGTCGATGCTCCCCTCGCCATGGAATTGGTCGCTCAGGCCGCTAGTGCTGCAACTCCTTTTGCACAGCGAGTCGTTGATGTGGGATGCGGCGCGGGAAATTACACGCTCAAACTGCTCGAACAAAAGCCGAATCTCGATGCGACGCTGATTGATTTGAGCCTGCCCATGCTTGAACGGGCCAAGGGACGGGTTGAAGCGGCAACGTCAGGTCAAGTAACAACCCTTCAAGGGGATATTCGCGAGATTGCACTGCCAGCGGAGGGGTGTGATATTATCCTGGCGGCCGCAGTCCTGCATCATTTGCGGACCGACGGGGAATGGAAAAGCGTCTTCGAGGGCTTCTATCGGGCATTGAAGCCGGGCGGATCCTTTTGGATCTTTGATCTGGTGGAAAGTTCAATTCCTGCCATTCAGTCCCTCATGTGGCATCGCTATGGAGACTATTTGAAAGGTTTTAAGGATGAAGCCTATCGTGATCATGTTTATGCCTACATCGACCAGGAAGATACGCCGCGTCCGCTGATGTTTCAGTTAGATCTGCTGCGGCAAGTGGGGTTCCAGCGGGTTGAAATACTGCATAAGAACAGTTGCTTTGCGGCCTTCGGTGCAGTGAAGTCTGTCTGA